The Microbacterium sp. LWO12-1.2 genome includes a window with the following:
- the uvrC gene encoding excinuclease ABC subunit UvrC codes for MADVLPYKPRAGEIPTDPGVYRFRDADGRVLYVGKAKNLRQRLSNYFAPLRTLHERTRRMVTTASSVEWTVVPTDVDSLQLEYMWIKEFDPPFNVRYKDDKSYPFMAVTLADEAPRVIVTRNRKIPGARYFGPYPKVWAVHETIDLMVKAFPIRTCSDASYKRAMQTGRPCFPGQIGKCGGPCSMTVTIEEHRAMVDDFVAFMAGGDERFTRELTKRMLSASAAMDYEAAAKYRDKLSAIEAVLGKSALVLPSDEDADLFGIAEDELSAAVQHFVIRKGRVRGVRAMTIEKEIDISRGELVDQVLQRAYGEAQDVPRRILVPTLPDDALELEEWLRTRRGRKVELAVAQRGQRADLMRTATLNAQQALIRHKTRRTSDYIARTQALTDLQDALGMTEAPLRIECFDISHLGGTNVVASMVVFEDGLPRKDQYRSFGIAETTDDTDSMYQVLRRRLAYLDRPEPIVTIDPTSDEVVGEDGEAVGKRKPRFAYPPQLLLVDGGKPQVEAAARALRDANHTEIAVCGIAKRLEEVWLPGEDFPVILPRTSEALYLLQRLRDEAHRFAIIHQRKKRKNDITSVLAEVPGLGASRIKVLLKHFGSVTALRAAPPGAIEEVQGIGPVLAQNIHTHLSTR; via the coding sequence ATGGCCGACGTGCTGCCGTACAAGCCGAGGGCGGGGGAGATCCCGACCGATCCGGGGGTCTATCGCTTCCGCGACGCCGACGGGCGGGTGCTCTACGTGGGCAAGGCCAAGAATCTCCGTCAGCGACTGTCGAACTACTTCGCGCCCCTGCGCACCCTGCATGAGCGCACGCGGAGGATGGTCACGACGGCGTCGTCGGTCGAGTGGACCGTCGTGCCGACCGACGTCGACTCCCTCCAGCTGGAGTACATGTGGATCAAGGAGTTCGATCCGCCGTTCAACGTGCGCTACAAGGACGACAAGTCGTATCCGTTCATGGCTGTCACTCTCGCGGATGAGGCACCCAGGGTGATCGTCACGAGGAACCGCAAGATCCCCGGTGCGCGCTACTTCGGGCCGTACCCCAAGGTGTGGGCCGTGCACGAGACGATCGACCTGATGGTCAAGGCTTTCCCCATCCGCACCTGCAGCGACGCGAGCTACAAGCGGGCGATGCAGACGGGGCGTCCCTGCTTCCCCGGACAGATCGGCAAATGCGGCGGCCCCTGCTCCATGACCGTGACGATCGAAGAGCACCGTGCCATGGTCGACGACTTCGTCGCGTTCATGGCCGGCGGAGACGAGCGATTCACTCGCGAGCTGACGAAGCGGATGCTGTCCGCCTCCGCAGCGATGGACTACGAAGCCGCAGCGAAATACCGCGACAAGCTTTCGGCAATCGAGGCGGTGCTCGGAAAGAGCGCGTTGGTGCTGCCTTCCGACGAAGACGCCGACCTGTTCGGCATCGCCGAGGACGAACTCTCTGCCGCTGTGCAGCACTTCGTGATCCGCAAGGGGCGCGTGCGTGGCGTGCGGGCGATGACCATCGAGAAGGAGATCGACATCTCCCGTGGCGAACTCGTCGACCAGGTGCTGCAGCGCGCCTACGGGGAGGCGCAGGACGTGCCGCGCCGGATCCTGGTGCCCACGCTCCCCGACGACGCCCTCGAACTCGAGGAGTGGCTCCGCACCAGACGCGGACGCAAGGTGGAGCTCGCGGTCGCGCAACGTGGGCAGCGCGCCGACCTGATGCGCACCGCCACGCTCAACGCGCAACAGGCGCTGATCCGGCACAAGACCCGCCGCACCAGCGACTACATCGCGCGCACGCAGGCTCTCACCGATCTGCAGGACGCACTGGGGATGACCGAGGCCCCGCTGCGCATCGAGTGCTTCGACATCTCGCACCTCGGCGGCACCAACGTCGTGGCCTCGATGGTGGTCTTCGAGGACGGCTTGCCCCGCAAAGACCAGTACCGCTCGTTCGGCATCGCCGAGACGACGGACGACACCGACTCCATGTACCAGGTGCTGCGTCGCCGGCTGGCGTACCTGGACAGGCCGGAACCCATCGTCACCATCGACCCGACCTCCGACGAGGTCGTCGGTGAAGACGGCGAAGCCGTCGGCAAGCGGAAACCTCGGTTCGCGTACCCGCCCCAGCTTCTGCTGGTCGATGGTGGCAAGCCCCAGGTCGAGGCGGCGGCCCGTGCATTGCGCGACGCCAATCACACCGAGATCGCTGTGTGCGGCATCGCCAAGCGGCTCGAGGAGGTGTGGCTTCCGGGCGAGGACTTCCCGGTGATCCTGCCGCGTACGAGCGAGGCGCTCTATCTGCTGCAACGGCTGCGTGACGAGGCGCATCGATTCGCGATCATCCACCAGCGCAAGAAGCGCAAGAACGACATCACGTCGGTGCTCGCTGAGGTGCCGGGGCTGGGAGCATCTCGCATCAAGGTGCTGCTCAAGCACTTCGGATCCGTCACCGCGCTGCGTGCCGCGCCACCGGGAGCGATCGAAGAAGTCCAGGGCATCGGTCCCGTGCTCGCGCAGAATATCCACACCCATCTCTCCACTCGCTAG
- the uvrA gene encoding excinuclease ABC subunit UvrA translates to MPIVPVVSPGKLSVRGARVHNLKNVDIDIPRDSLVVFTGLSGSGKSSLAFDTIFAEGQRRYVESLSAYARQFLGQVDRPDVDFIEGLSPAVSIDQKSTNRNPRSTVGTITEIYDYMRLLWARIGIPHCPECGERIQRQTVQQIADQLMELPERTRYQIVAPIVSQKKGEFVDLFRELGAKGYSRAIVDGELVQLAEPPTLKKSYKHDIAVVVDRLVAADDILGRVTDSVETAIGLAGGVVQVNFVDEEGDAAWQSFSEKLACPNGHALTLTEIEPRTFSFNAPFGACPACSGLGTRMSVDVDLMLGDEDLSIREGVIIPWTTQGKGLFQYYERLLEGLSRDLDFSLDTPWRELHSDVQDAILRGENYKVTVKWKNRYGREMRYASGFEGVVPYIERQYLQAESDNQRNRWGEYLREVPCPVCDGNRLKPEVLAVQVHGHSIAEVSHLSLADARAFMETLVLTDREAQIAAQVLREIRLRLDFLLQVGLSYLNLSRSAGSLSGGEAQRIRLATQIGSGLTGVLYVLDEPSIGLHQRDNRRLIETLLALRDLGNTLIVVEHDEETIEAADWVVDIGPGAGVNGGEVVHSGPYAALLDDSASMTGEYLSGRREIPMPAKRRKIDKKRLLSVVGARANNLQNVTADFPLGVLTAVTGVSGSGKSSLVNDILYQVLASRLNGARTVPGKHTRVTGLDNLDKVVHVDQAPIGRTPRSNPATYTGVFDRIRSLFSETPEAKVRGYQPGRFSFNVKGGRCEACSGDGTIKIEMNFLPDVYVDCEVCHGKRYNRDTLAVHYKGKNIAEVLEMPIEEAADFFEPIQAIHRYMKTLVDVGLGYVRLGQSATTLSGGEAQRVKLATELQRRSNGRSIYVLDEPTTGLHFEDVRKLLEVLNGLVDKGNTVIVIEHNLDVIKSADWVIDLGPEGGSGGGQIIATGTPEQIARAEGSHTGQFLAEILGEGRAARKAS, encoded by the coding sequence GTGCCTATCGTCCCTGTAGTTTCGCCAGGAAAACTGAGTGTCCGCGGTGCCCGCGTCCACAACCTCAAGAACGTCGACATCGACATTCCCCGCGACTCTCTCGTCGTGTTCACCGGTCTGTCCGGCTCGGGAAAGTCCAGCCTCGCGTTCGACACGATCTTCGCGGAAGGCCAGCGCCGGTATGTCGAATCGCTGAGCGCGTACGCGCGCCAGTTCCTCGGCCAGGTCGATCGTCCGGATGTCGACTTCATCGAAGGATTGAGCCCGGCCGTCTCGATCGACCAGAAGTCGACGAACCGCAACCCGCGCTCTACCGTGGGCACGATCACCGAGATCTACGACTACATGCGTCTGCTCTGGGCGCGCATCGGCATCCCGCACTGCCCCGAGTGCGGTGAGCGCATCCAGCGCCAGACCGTGCAGCAGATCGCCGATCAGCTCATGGAGCTGCCGGAGCGTACGCGGTATCAGATCGTCGCCCCGATCGTCTCCCAGAAGAAGGGTGAGTTCGTCGACCTGTTCCGCGAGCTCGGTGCGAAGGGATACTCGCGCGCGATCGTCGACGGCGAGCTGGTGCAGCTCGCCGAGCCCCCGACGCTCAAGAAGAGCTACAAGCACGACATCGCGGTCGTCGTCGACCGTCTCGTGGCGGCCGACGACATCCTCGGCCGTGTGACGGATTCGGTCGAGACGGCGATCGGCCTCGCCGGCGGTGTCGTCCAGGTCAACTTCGTCGACGAAGAGGGCGACGCCGCTTGGCAGTCCTTCTCCGAGAAGCTCGCGTGCCCGAACGGACATGCGCTCACGCTCACCGAGATCGAGCCCCGTACGTTCTCGTTCAATGCTCCGTTCGGAGCCTGCCCGGCATGCTCCGGCCTCGGAACCCGCATGTCTGTCGATGTCGACCTGATGCTCGGCGATGAAGACCTCTCTATCCGCGAAGGCGTCATCATCCCCTGGACGACCCAGGGGAAGGGGCTGTTCCAGTACTACGAGAGACTGCTCGAAGGTCTGTCTCGTGACCTGGACTTCTCGCTCGACACCCCCTGGCGCGAGCTGCACTCTGATGTGCAGGACGCCATACTCCGTGGTGAGAACTACAAGGTCACGGTCAAGTGGAAGAACCGCTACGGGCGCGAGATGCGCTACGCCTCAGGGTTCGAGGGAGTGGTGCCGTACATCGAGCGCCAGTACCTGCAGGCGGAATCTGACAACCAGCGCAATCGATGGGGTGAGTACCTCCGCGAAGTCCCTTGTCCGGTGTGCGACGGCAACCGTCTGAAGCCGGAGGTGCTGGCGGTGCAGGTGCACGGGCACTCCATCGCAGAGGTCTCGCACCTCAGCCTTGCCGACGCGAGAGCATTCATGGAGACCCTGGTACTCACCGACCGCGAGGCCCAGATCGCCGCTCAGGTGCTGCGCGAGATCCGTCTCCGCCTCGACTTCCTCCTGCAGGTCGGTCTGTCCTACCTCAACCTGAGTCGATCCGCAGGTTCGCTGTCCGGTGGCGAGGCCCAGCGCATCCGTCTCGCGACCCAGATCGGCTCCGGCCTCACGGGCGTTCTGTACGTGCTGGACGAGCCTTCGATCGGCCTGCACCAGCGCGACAACCGGCGCCTGATCGAGACGCTGTTGGCGTTGCGCGATCTCGGCAACACGCTGATCGTGGTGGAGCACGACGAAGAGACGATCGAGGCGGCCGACTGGGTCGTCGACATCGGCCCCGGCGCGGGTGTTAACGGTGGAGAGGTCGTGCACTCCGGTCCATACGCCGCGCTGCTCGACGACAGTGCGTCGATGACGGGGGAGTACCTCTCCGGACGCCGCGAGATCCCGATGCCCGCAAAGCGGCGCAAGATCGACAAGAAGCGTCTGCTCAGCGTGGTCGGAGCCCGGGCGAACAACCTGCAGAACGTCACGGCGGACTTCCCGCTGGGTGTGCTTACGGCGGTCACCGGAGTCAGCGGTTCGGGCAAGTCGTCACTCGTGAATGACATCCTGTATCAGGTGCTCGCCTCACGCCTCAACGGTGCGCGCACGGTTCCCGGCAAGCACACCCGGGTCACCGGTCTCGACAATCTCGACAAGGTCGTGCACGTCGACCAGGCGCCGATCGGCCGCACTCCGCGATCGAACCCGGCGACGTACACCGGTGTGTTCGACCGCATCCGCTCGCTGTTCAGCGAGACGCCCGAGGCGAAGGTGCGCGGCTACCAGCCGGGCCGGTTCAGCTTCAATGTCAAGGGCGGCCGGTGCGAGGCATGCTCTGGCGACGGCACGATCAAGATCGAGATGAACTTCCTGCCCGACGTGTACGTGGACTGCGAGGTCTGCCACGGCAAGCGCTACAACCGCGACACGCTCGCTGTGCACTACAAGGGCAAGAACATCGCCGAGGTGCTCGAGATGCCGATCGAGGAAGCGGCAGACTTCTTCGAGCCGATCCAGGCCATCCACCGGTACATGAAGACGCTCGTCGACGTCGGCCTCGGCTACGTCCGCCTCGGTCAGTCCGCGACCACGCTCTCCGGCGGCGAGGCGCAGCGCGTCAAGCTCGCCACCGAGCTCCAGCGCCGCAGCAACGGACGCAGCATCTACGTTCTCGACGAGCCGACCACCGGTCTGCACTTCGAAGACGTGCGCAAGCTCCTCGAAGTGCTCAACGGGCTGGTCGACAAGGGCAACACGGTGATCGTCATCGAGCACAACCTCGACGTGATCAAGTCCGCGGACTGGGTCATCGACCTGGGGCCCGAGGGCGGATCCGGCGGTGGCCAGATCATCGCGACCGGAACCCCTGAACAGATCGCTCGCGCCGAGGGCAGCCACACCGGGCAATTCCTCGCAGAGATCCTCGGGGAAGGGCGCGCCGCGCGGAAGGCCAGCTGA
- a CDS encoding MarR family winged helix-turn-helix transcriptional regulator, which yields MTASDDLLRLENQLCFALVTAARNVVAIYRPILEPLGLTHPQYLVMLALWERDPRTLNDLAAELALEPATASPLVKRLETEGLIARLRSSEDERRLDITLTDAGRALRERAVDVPQQVMAAVGMNVGEISALRDGLGPFVGRRADSH from the coding sequence GTGACGGCATCCGATGACCTGCTCCGGCTGGAGAACCAGCTCTGCTTCGCTCTGGTGACCGCCGCGCGCAACGTGGTCGCGATCTATCGGCCTATCCTGGAGCCGCTCGGACTCACGCACCCGCAGTACCTCGTGATGCTGGCTCTCTGGGAGCGCGATCCGCGCACGCTCAACGACCTCGCCGCCGAGCTCGCGCTGGAGCCGGCCACCGCGTCTCCGCTCGTCAAGCGGCTGGAGACCGAAGGCCTGATCGCCCGCCTGCGCAGCAGCGAGGACGAGCGACGACTCGACATCACCCTGACGGATGCGGGGCGAGCCCTCCGTGAACGCGCGGTGGATGTTCCGCAGCAGGTGATGGCGGCCGTCGGGATGAATGTGGGGGAGATCTCCGCGCTGCGCGACGGATTGGGTCCGTTCGTCGGGCGGCGCGCCGATTCCCATTGA
- a CDS encoding TfoX/Sxy family protein, with translation MDAAGEELADRVRALLSGADGLEERRMFGTRAFLLDGRILVGARPGGTLLVRVEEESGVTLATRAGVALAVMGTRTMGTGWLDVANSVLIDDGELMFWVDVARENAQQPG, from the coding sequence ATGGATGCTGCGGGCGAGGAGCTGGCTGATCGAGTCCGCGCGCTGCTGAGCGGGGCGGACGGCCTCGAGGAGCGGCGAATGTTCGGTACGCGGGCGTTTCTCCTCGATGGGCGCATCCTCGTCGGTGCACGACCGGGTGGGACGCTGCTGGTCCGCGTCGAGGAAGAGAGCGGTGTCACCCTGGCCACACGGGCCGGCGTTGCGCTCGCGGTCATGGGCACGCGGACCATGGGCACCGGCTGGCTCGATGTCGCGAACAGCGTCCTGATAGACGACGGCGAGCTGATGTTCTGGGTGGACGTGGCGCGGGAGAACGCCCAGCAGCCGGGCTGA
- the uvrB gene encoding excinuclease ABC subunit UvrB gives MQTTRSVRPFEVISEYAPAGDQPQAIAELASRINAGETDVVLLGATGTGKSATTAWLIEQVQRPTLVLAHNKTLAAQLANEFRELMPNNAVEYFVSYYDYYQPEAYVPQTDTFIEKDSSINAEVERLRHSTTNSLLSRRDVIVVSTVSCIYGLGAPEEYLRAMVALQVGERYDRDALIRQFIAMQYNRNDVDFSRGNFRVRGDTIEIIPVYEEHAIRIELFGDEIEALYSLHPLTGEVIEKLASVPIFPASHYVAGTDVIQRSIGTIEKELEDRLAEFERQGKLLEAQRLRMRTSFDLEMLQQLGFCSGIENYSRHMDGREPGEPPHTLLDFFPDDFLLVIDESHVAVPQIGAMYEGDASRKRTLVDHGFRLPSAMDNRPLRWDEFKNRIGQTVYLSATPGKYEMGIADGVVEQIIRPTGLVDPHIIVKPSKGQIDDLLEEIRLRVERNERVLVTTLTKKMSEELTDFLGEHGVRVRYLHSDVDTLRRVELLSELRAGVYDVLVGINLLREGLDLPEVSLVAILDADKEGFLRSGTSLIQTIGRAARNVSGEVHMYADKITDSMAKAIEETDRRREKQVAYNKEHGIDPQPLRKRIADITEVLAREGADTAELMSGRGRASGKGKSPTPNLRRTGIAAEGAQQLEATIQDLSDQMLAAAAELKFELAGRLRDEVQDLKKELRAMERAGHA, from the coding sequence ATGCAAACCACGCGTAGCGTCCGCCCTTTCGAGGTCATCAGCGAGTACGCCCCGGCCGGCGACCAGCCGCAGGCGATCGCCGAGCTCGCGTCGCGCATCAACGCGGGCGAGACCGATGTCGTGCTGCTCGGAGCCACGGGTACAGGCAAGTCGGCGACGACCGCGTGGCTGATCGAGCAGGTGCAGCGACCTACGCTTGTGCTCGCTCACAACAAGACCCTCGCCGCGCAGCTCGCGAATGAGTTCCGCGAGCTCATGCCCAACAACGCCGTCGAGTACTTCGTGTCGTACTACGACTACTACCAGCCAGAGGCCTACGTTCCGCAGACGGACACCTTCATCGAGAAGGATTCCTCGATCAACGCCGAGGTCGAGCGGCTTCGTCACTCGACGACGAACTCGCTGCTCAGCCGGCGTGACGTGATCGTGGTGTCGACCGTCTCCTGCATCTACGGACTCGGGGCACCCGAGGAGTACCTGCGCGCGATGGTGGCGCTGCAGGTGGGGGAGCGCTATGACCGCGATGCGTTGATCCGTCAGTTCATCGCGATGCAGTACAACCGCAACGACGTCGACTTCTCCCGCGGCAACTTCCGCGTACGCGGAGACACGATCGAGATCATCCCGGTCTACGAGGAGCACGCGATCCGGATCGAACTTTTCGGCGACGAGATCGAGGCGCTCTATTCGCTGCACCCCCTCACCGGTGAGGTCATCGAAAAGCTCGCCTCGGTGCCGATCTTCCCGGCGTCCCACTACGTCGCCGGGACGGATGTGATCCAGCGCTCGATCGGCACGATCGAGAAGGAACTCGAGGATCGGCTCGCGGAGTTCGAGCGTCAGGGCAAGCTCCTCGAGGCGCAGCGTCTCCGCATGCGCACGAGCTTCGATCTCGAGATGCTCCAGCAGCTCGGGTTCTGCTCCGGTATCGAGAACTACTCGCGACACATGGACGGCCGTGAGCCCGGTGAACCTCCTCACACGCTGCTCGACTTCTTCCCTGACGACTTCCTGCTCGTGATCGATGAATCGCACGTGGCCGTGCCCCAGATCGGGGCCATGTACGAGGGCGACGCCTCGCGCAAGCGCACCCTGGTCGACCATGGGTTCCGCCTTCCGAGCGCGATGGACAACCGTCCGTTGCGATGGGACGAGTTCAAGAACCGGATCGGTCAGACCGTGTACCTCTCGGCGACACCGGGCAAGTACGAGATGGGTATCGCCGACGGCGTGGTGGAGCAGATCATCCGCCCCACCGGTCTGGTCGACCCGCACATCATCGTGAAGCCGTCCAAGGGGCAGATCGACGACCTGCTCGAAGAGATCCGGCTGCGTGTGGAACGCAACGAGCGCGTGCTCGTCACGACACTCACGAAGAAGATGTCGGAGGAGCTCACCGATTTCCTCGGAGAGCATGGCGTGCGCGTGCGCTACCTGCACTCGGATGTCGATACGCTCCGTCGCGTCGAGCTGCTGAGCGAACTCCGTGCAGGCGTCTACGACGTGCTCGTGGGCATCAACCTCCTCCGCGAAGGTCTCGACCTTCCGGAGGTGTCGCTGGTGGCGATCCTCGACGCGGACAAGGAAGGGTTCCTGCGTTCGGGAACCTCGCTGATCCAGACGATCGGTCGCGCGGCCCGAAACGTGTCGGGTGAAGTGCACATGTACGCCGACAAGATCACCGACTCGATGGCGAAGGCGATCGAAGAGACCGATCGTCGACGCGAGAAGCAGGTCGCCTACAACAAGGAGCACGGCATCGACCCGCAGCCGCTGCGCAAGCGGATCGCCGACATCACCGAAGTGCTGGCACGCGAAGGTGCTGACACAGCGGAGCTGATGTCGGGGCGCGGTCGCGCCAGCGGCAAGGGCAAGTCCCCGACGCCGAACCTTCGTCGGACCGGCATCGCCGCCGAGGGAGCGCAGCAGCTCGAGGCGACGATCCAGGATCTGTCCGATCAGATGCTCGCGGCGGCGGCGGAGCTCAAGTTCGAGCTCGCGGGTCGCCTGCGCGACGAGGTCCAGGACCTCAAGAAGGAGCTGCGGGCGATGGAGCGTGCCGGCCACGCCTGA
- a CDS encoding DUF4126 domain-containing protein: protein MIEFIVGSSLAAAAGLNAWMPLFLLGLADRFLPAVELPSSWSWLSSDLALWIVGALLLLEIVADKIPALDSVNDLIQSIIRPAAGGVAFGAGASAQTVAVDDPASFFSSGSWIPIVTGIAIALVVHVVKATARVAANATTGGLAAPVLSTAEDGASFLLAAAAIIVPVVAAVLLTGLIVAAVVMLRRRARKRRGDVPSDGGVHT, encoded by the coding sequence GTGATCGAGTTCATCGTCGGCTCCAGCCTCGCCGCGGCCGCCGGTCTCAACGCCTGGATGCCACTCTTCCTGCTCGGACTGGCAGACCGCTTCCTCCCCGCCGTGGAGCTGCCCAGCAGCTGGTCCTGGCTTTCCAGCGACCTGGCACTCTGGATCGTCGGCGCCCTGCTGCTGCTCGAGATCGTGGCCGACAAGATCCCCGCGCTCGACTCGGTCAACGACCTCATCCAGAGCATCATCCGCCCTGCCGCCGGTGGCGTGGCGTTCGGCGCGGGAGCCAGCGCGCAGACGGTCGCCGTCGACGACCCCGCATCCTTCTTCTCGAGCGGCTCGTGGATTCCGATCGTCACCGGAATCGCGATCGCGCTGGTGGTGCACGTGGTGAAGGCGACGGCCCGCGTCGCCGCGAACGCCACGACCGGCGGGCTGGCGGCACCGGTGCTGAGCACTGCAGAGGACGGTGCGTCGTTCCTGCTCGCTGCCGCAGCGATCATCGTCCCCGTCGTGGCCGCCGTCCTCCTCACCGGTCTCATCGTCGCTGCCGTCGTGATGCTGAGACGGCGTGCGCGAAAGCGCCGGGGCGACGTTCCGTCAGACGGCGGCGTCCACACGTAG
- a CDS encoding MFS transporter yields MNAEPFTGHAPGSPLYRRLITGLFCAGIATFAQLYSTQAVLPQIAADLTVAPATAALTVSATTLGLAAAVVPWSIVADRIGRVPAMAIGVIAATVLGLVAPLSGEIGLFLVLRVAEGIALGAVPAVALAYLSEEVRPRYAAAAAGSYIAGTTVGGLLGRIVAGMVGESAGWRIGIWTVAVICAFAAALFLLLAPRAQGFMPRRFDEQGPGILARLAASLRSPQLLALYAQGFLLMGAFVAVYNYLGFHLSEAPFLLPAWVVTLLFLAYFAGTLSSPWAGALASRFGRFPVLLVSILVTAGGALLMLIPNAPLVMGGLLLFTAGFFAAHAVASGWTPVAATPNTRAQASSLYYFGYYAGSSLFGWCLGLVFGGASWMWFVLLIVGMCATSAAIAVLGLRAARTGRP; encoded by the coding sequence GTGAACGCGGAGCCGTTCACCGGTCATGCCCCGGGGTCTCCTCTCTACCGGCGTCTGATCACCGGACTCTTCTGCGCAGGCATCGCGACATTCGCGCAGCTCTACTCGACGCAGGCGGTGCTGCCCCAGATCGCTGCCGACCTCACCGTCGCGCCAGCCACCGCCGCACTCACCGTTTCCGCGACGACGCTCGGACTCGCCGCGGCAGTGGTCCCATGGTCGATCGTGGCGGACCGCATCGGCAGGGTTCCGGCGATGGCCATCGGCGTGATCGCGGCCACGGTGCTCGGTCTGGTCGCTCCGCTGAGTGGAGAGATCGGACTGTTCCTGGTGCTGCGTGTGGCCGAGGGGATCGCGCTGGGGGCCGTGCCGGCTGTGGCGCTGGCGTACCTCAGCGAGGAGGTGCGTCCGCGCTACGCCGCTGCGGCGGCCGGAAGCTACATCGCCGGCACGACGGTCGGCGGGTTACTGGGGCGCATCGTGGCGGGCATGGTCGGGGAGTCCGCAGGATGGCGGATCGGGATCTGGACGGTCGCCGTCATCTGCGCTTTCGCTGCAGCGCTGTTTCTCCTGCTCGCTCCTCGGGCGCAGGGGTTCATGCCGCGACGCTTCGACGAGCAGGGCCCAGGCATTCTCGCCCGGCTCGCCGCGTCTCTGCGCTCTCCGCAGTTGCTCGCGCTCTACGCCCAGGGGTTCCTCCTCATGGGCGCATTCGTCGCCGTGTACAACTACCTGGGATTCCATCTCTCGGAAGCACCCTTCCTCCTCCCCGCGTGGGTCGTCACCCTACTGTTCCTGGCCTACTTCGCCGGAACCCTGTCATCGCCCTGGGCGGGAGCGCTTGCTTCACGCTTCGGGCGCTTTCCTGTGCTGTTGGTGTCGATCCTCGTCACGGCCGGCGGAGCGCTGTTGATGTTGATACCGAACGCCCCACTGGTGATGGGAGGACTGCTCCTGTTCACCGCCGGCTTCTTCGCGGCGCACGCGGTGGCGTCGGGATGGACCCCGGTTGCTGCCACGCCGAACACCCGCGCCCAGGCATCGTCGCTGTACTACTTCGGCTACTACGCGGGATCGAGCCTGTTCGGCTGGTGCCTCGGACTGGTCTTCGGAGGGGCGAGCTGGATGTGGTTCGTGCTGTTGATCGTCGGGATGTGCGCGACATCGGCCGCGATCGCGGTGCTCGGACTCCGCGCGGCCCGCACCGGTCGGCCCTGA
- the coaE gene encoding dephospho-CoA kinase, translated as MPLIALTGGIASGKSTIAQRLAEHGAVIVDADQIVRDVQAPGTPVLRQIAETFGPDVITAEGALDRAALGAKVFGAPELLQRLNAIVHPAVRAESQHRFESALAEDPSAVIVYDVPLLVEARVDDPWDTIVVAHAPAEVRRRRLVELRGLDESAAQARIDAQVSDEKRLAIADVVIDTTGTLADTIAQTDALWERIRPQ; from the coding sequence ATGCCTCTCATCGCACTCACCGGCGGCATCGCATCCGGGAAGTCGACCATCGCCCAGCGCCTCGCAGAGCACGGCGCCGTCATCGTCGACGCAGACCAGATAGTCCGCGACGTGCAGGCTCCGGGAACTCCCGTGCTGCGACAGATCGCCGAGACGTTCGGACCCGACGTGATCACCGCGGAGGGTGCGCTCGATCGCGCAGCACTCGGCGCCAAGGTGTTCGGCGCTCCCGAACTGCTTCAGCGGCTGAACGCCATCGTCCACCCCGCCGTCCGCGCCGAATCGCAGCACCGGTTCGAGTCCGCACTCGCCGAGGACCCGTCTGCGGTCATCGTCTACGATGTGCCCCTGTTGGTCGAGGCCCGTGTGGACGATCCCTGGGACACGATCGTCGTGGCGCACGCGCCCGCCGAGGTGCGGCGGCGTCGGCTCGTCGAGCTGCGCGGTCTGGACGAGTCCGCGGCGCAGGCGCGCATCGATGCCCAGGTCTCCGACGAGAAGCGCCTCGCGATCGCCGACGTCGTGATCGACACCACGGGCACACTCGCCGACACGATCGCGCAGACGGACGCGCTCTGGGAGCGGATCCGCCCGCAGTGA